Proteins encoded in a region of the Cytobacillus pseudoceanisediminis genome:
- the lspA gene encoding signal peptidase II, with translation MFYYIIALFVIALDQFTKWLIVKNFELGESVKVIEDFLYITSHRNRGAAWGILQGQMWFFYVITVIVIIGIIYYIQKAAKGKLLLGVSLGLMLGGAIGNFIDRVFRKEVVDFVNTYIFGYDFPVFNIADSALVIGVGLLMIQMLLEEREAKKKEKSYGENGTHHS, from the coding sequence GTGTTTTATTACATAATTGCATTGTTCGTGATAGCACTTGATCAGTTTACGAAATGGCTGATTGTTAAGAACTTTGAATTAGGGGAAAGTGTTAAAGTTATTGAGGACTTTCTTTATATTACATCGCACCGCAACCGTGGCGCTGCCTGGGGCATCCTGCAGGGGCAAATGTGGTTTTTCTACGTAATAACCGTTATTGTCATAATTGGTATCATTTATTACATTCAAAAAGCAGCCAAAGGCAAATTGCTTCTTGGAGTCTCTTTGGGCCTGATGCTGGGCGGAGCGATTGGAAACTTTATTGACAGGGTATTTCGAAAAGAAGTGGTGGATTTTGTAAACACTTATATTTTTGGCTATGACTTTCCCGTTTTCAATATTGCTGACTCGGCACTGGTCATTGGTGTAGGATTATTGATGATTCAGATGCTGCTTGAAGAGAGAGAAGCAAAGAAAAA
- the ileS gene encoding isoleucine--tRNA ligase, with protein sequence MDYKDSLLMPKTEFPMRGNLPKREPEIQAKWEEMNIYEKVQERTKGRPMFVLHDGPPYANGDIHIGHALNKILKDFIVRSKSMTGYNAPYVPGWDTHGLPIEQALTNKGVKRKEMSIAEFRKLCEEYAYEQIDSQRGQFKRLGVRGDWENPYITLKPEYEAQQIKVFGEMAKKGYIYKGKKPVYWSPSSESALAEAEIEYKDKRSPSIYVAFKVKDGKNVLDQDTHIVIWTTTPWTIPANLGISIHPDLTYSVVEANSKKFMVAEDLLASVAKEFEWEDYKVVQSVKGTDLENVVAEHPLYGRDSLVMLGEHVTTDAGTGCVHTAPGHGEDDFHVGMKYGLDVLCPVDDKGNMTSEAPGFEGLFYDAANKPITEKLEEAGALLKLTFITHSYPHDWRTKKPVIFRATAQWFASIKDFRNELLEAVKETNWYPAWGETRLFNMVRDRGDWCISRQRVWGVPIPVFYAENGEEIITDETIEHVSNLFREHGSNIWFEREAKELLPEGFTHPGSPNGQFTKETDIMDVWFDSGSSHQAVLLERDDLQRPADLYLEGSDQYRGWFNSSLSTAVAVTGKAPYKGVLSHGFTLDGEGRKMSKSIGNVVVPAKVMNQLGADILRLWVASVDYQADVRVSDAILKQVAEVYRKIRNTFRFLLGNLDDFNPATDSVSFENLREVDQFMLVKLNKLIKNVRESYDRYEFASIYHAVNNFCTLDLSAFYLDFAKDVLYIEAKDNAERRAIQTVLYESLIALTKLVAPILSHTSDEVWSFIPNVKEVSVQLTDMPEYQELPNAKQLEEKWTAFMKLRNDVLKALEEARNEKVIGKSLTAKVTLYVNDQAKSLLDSIQENLQQIFIVSGFEVAGSLSDAPENAVKFENTAIVVSKAEGETCDRCWTVTPEVGQTEGYDTLCPRCAEVVKNNYSHLA encoded by the coding sequence ATGGATTACAAAGATAGTTTATTAATGCCAAAAACCGAATTCCCAATGCGCGGCAATCTACCAAAGCGCGAACCAGAAATTCAGGCAAAATGGGAAGAGATGAATATTTATGAGAAGGTCCAGGAACGGACCAAAGGCCGTCCAATGTTTGTTCTGCATGATGGTCCTCCATATGCGAATGGCGACATCCACATCGGCCATGCGCTGAATAAAATCTTAAAGGATTTCATCGTACGCTCTAAGTCAATGACAGGCTATAATGCTCCATATGTTCCTGGCTGGGATACACATGGTTTGCCAATTGAGCAGGCCTTGACAAACAAAGGCGTAAAGCGGAAAGAAATGAGTATTGCTGAGTTCCGCAAGCTTTGTGAAGAGTATGCATACGAGCAGATTGACAGCCAGCGCGGTCAATTTAAGCGCTTAGGCGTCCGCGGTGACTGGGAGAATCCATACATCACTCTAAAGCCTGAGTACGAAGCCCAGCAAATAAAAGTATTTGGGGAAATGGCGAAAAAAGGCTATATCTACAAAGGCAAAAAGCCTGTATATTGGTCACCATCATCTGAATCAGCTCTGGCTGAAGCTGAAATTGAGTATAAAGATAAGCGTTCACCGTCCATCTATGTTGCTTTTAAAGTAAAAGATGGCAAGAACGTATTGGATCAGGACACTCATATTGTCATCTGGACTACTACTCCATGGACTATCCCGGCAAACCTTGGAATTTCAATTCATCCGGACCTTACCTATAGTGTAGTTGAGGCAAACAGCAAAAAGTTTATGGTTGCTGAAGATTTACTGGCTTCAGTGGCTAAAGAATTTGAATGGGAAGACTATAAAGTTGTCCAATCAGTAAAAGGGACCGACCTCGAAAATGTAGTTGCCGAGCATCCCCTTTATGGCCGTGATTCCCTTGTCATGCTGGGTGAGCATGTTACAACTGATGCTGGTACTGGGTGTGTTCACACTGCCCCTGGCCATGGGGAAGACGATTTCCATGTAGGCATGAAATACGGGTTAGACGTATTATGCCCGGTTGATGATAAAGGAAACATGACTAGTGAAGCTCCTGGCTTTGAAGGTTTATTCTATGATGCAGCCAATAAGCCGATTACTGAAAAACTTGAGGAAGCCGGGGCTTTATTAAAACTTACTTTTATTACTCACTCTTATCCGCATGACTGGAGAACGAAAAAACCAGTTATTTTCCGTGCTACTGCCCAATGGTTTGCATCCATTAAAGATTTCCGCAATGAACTTCTGGAAGCTGTTAAGGAAACAAATTGGTATCCTGCATGGGGCGAGACAAGACTATTTAACATGGTCAGGGACCGCGGTGATTGGTGCATCTCCCGACAGCGTGTATGGGGCGTGCCAATTCCTGTCTTTTATGCGGAAAATGGAGAAGAAATTATCACAGATGAAACCATTGAACATGTGTCTAATCTTTTCCGTGAACATGGTTCGAACATCTGGTTCGAGAGAGAAGCGAAAGAACTGCTGCCTGAAGGATTTACACATCCAGGAAGCCCGAATGGCCAGTTTACAAAAGAAACGGATATCATGGACGTGTGGTTTGATTCCGGTTCTTCCCATCAGGCAGTTCTTTTAGAGCGCGACGATTTACAGCGTCCTGCAGATTTATACCTTGAAGGCTCTGATCAATACCGAGGCTGGTTTAACTCTTCACTTTCAACTGCTGTAGCAGTAACAGGCAAAGCTCCTTATAAAGGTGTCCTGAGCCACGGGTTCACACTTGATGGCGAAGGAAGAAAAATGAGTAAATCCATCGGAAACGTAGTTGTTCCGGCAAAAGTCATGAATCAGCTTGGTGCTGACATTCTGCGTTTATGGGTGGCGTCAGTTGATTATCAGGCAGATGTCCGGGTATCTGATGCTATTCTGAAGCAGGTTGCAGAAGTATATAGAAAGATCCGCAATACGTTCCGCTTCTTGCTTGGAAATCTGGATGATTTTAACCCGGCAACAGACTCGGTTTCATTTGAAAACCTGCGTGAAGTTGACCAGTTTATGCTTGTTAAGCTGAATAAACTGATCAAGAATGTTCGCGAGTCTTATGACCGCTATGAATTTGCCAGCATCTACCATGCTGTCAATAATTTCTGTACATTGGATCTAAGTGCATTCTATCTTGATTTTGCAAAAGATGTCCTATACATTGAAGCGAAAGATAATGCAGAACGCCGTGCTATCCAAACTGTTTTATATGAGAGCCTTATTGCTTTGACAAAACTTGTTGCACCTATCCTTTCCCATACTTCAGATGAAGTTTGGAGCTTTATTCCGAATGTGAAGGAAGTAAGTGTACAATTGACGGATATGCCTGAATATCAAGAGCTTCCGAACGCGAAACAGCTGGAAGAAAAGTGGACTGCATTTATGAAGCTTCGCAATGATGTTCTTAAAGCATTGGAGGAAGCGCGTAATGAAAAGGTGATCGGCAAATCTCTGACTGCTAAAGTGACACTTTATGTAAACGATCAAGCAAAGAGCCTGCTGGATTCAATTCAGGAAAATCTTCAGCAAATCTTTATCGTTTCTGGATTTGAGGTTGCAGGCAGCCTGTCAGATGCACCTGAAAATGCCGTGAAATTTGAAAATACTGCAATTGTGGTTTCCAAAGCAGAAGGCGAAACATGTGATCGCTGCTGGACAGTTACTCCAGAAGTCGGCCAGACAGAAGGCTATGACACTCTTTGCCCCCGCTGTGCTGAGGTTGTAAAGAATAATTATAGCCACTTGGCTTAA